One window of the bacterium genome contains the following:
- a CDS encoding glycosyltransferase family 4 protein, giving the protein MSLRIIQVSHDLNIGGLQRVVVNLAKAFRERGCNVSVLVLRERGPLAEELNRSGVDVLTLPGGRRVDYLSLMKISRIIKEQKPHVVHTHNTQPFIEGGLAALICRVPVIVHTDHARCYPDKRRYMLMERLLSRHVNRIVAVSDHTRDDLIRYCGISGKNIRVIHNGIDGTWSSGPVGRLQKLNELGLRPTDGPLIGLGVRLCSQKGVGYLIKAMQLVVKEFPKATLLIAGDGELRSQLDCEAKQLDLDENVHFVGPRLDMPEILRILDIYVLPSLWEGLPLVLLEAMAAALPVVATDVGGNREVVRDGRNGFLVQPCDSPALAKALLNLIADADMRASFGEQSREIFESEFALPRMVENYEKLYLECLGRR; this is encoded by the coding sequence TTGAGTCTTCGCATCATTCAGGTAAGCCACGACCTAAACATAGGGGGTCTGCAACGGGTAGTTGTCAATCTCGCCAAGGCCTTTCGAGAGCGCGGCTGCAACGTGTCAGTGCTTGTCCTACGTGAGCGTGGACCTCTTGCTGAGGAACTGAACCGGAGCGGCGTGGATGTCCTCACGTTGCCTGGGGGCCGTAGGGTCGACTACCTGTCCTTAATGAAGATTTCTCGAATCATCAAGGAACAGAAACCGCACGTCGTACATACGCACAATACACAACCGTTCATAGAGGGAGGCTTAGCGGCCCTGATATGTAGAGTCCCAGTGATAGTTCACACGGACCACGCCCGATGTTATCCGGACAAACGTCGTTACATGCTAATGGAGCGTCTGTTATCAAGACATGTGAACCGAATCGTTGCGGTGTCTGACCACACGAGGGACGATCTCATCCGCTACTGCGGAATATCGGGGAAGAACATTCGAGTTATTCACAATGGCATTGACGGGACATGGAGCAGCGGACCAGTGGGGCGACTACAGAAGCTGAACGAGCTTGGGCTTCGTCCCACGGATGGGCCCCTCATCGGTCTTGGGGTGAGGCTTTGCTCCCAGAAGGGCGTAGGCTACCTGATCAAGGCGATGCAGTTAGTTGTCAAAGAGTTCCCAAAGGCGACACTCCTGATTGCCGGCGATGGGGAACTCCGAAGTCAGTTGGACTGTGAGGCGAAACAATTGGACCTGGATGAGAATGTTCACTTTGTGGGTCCCCGACTGGACATGCCGGAGATTCTGCGAATTCTGGACATCTATGTGCTGCCTTCACTCTGGGAGGGTCTCCCTCTGGTCCTTCTTGAGGCGATGGCGGCAGCGTTGCCGGTCGTTGCCACCGATGTGGGAGGGAATCGTGAGGTGGTTCGCGATGGACGCAACGGTTTCCTTGTCCAGCCCTGTGATTCGCCCGCCCTGGCCAAGGCTCTCCTGAACTTAATAGCGGATGCAGACATGAGGGCATCATTTGGCGAGCAGTCTCGTGAGATCTTTGAATCGGAATTTGCGCTACCACGTATGGTCGAAAATTACGAGAAGCTCTACCTGGAATGCCTCGGGCGTCGCTAG
- a CDS encoding glycosyltransferase family 4 protein: MKRILYIEGNRDGTVGGSYYSLLYLIQGLDRSKYEPHVLFFESNRLIPEFAKVAVSVRVEDLRASNSDCCGSLVDVLRWPYELLVDVIARQPRIGRIIREVRPDLVHLNNGYSGMHDWMLACRLNGLRIIAHDRGTSCPCSLRTRMLVRLLDAVICVSESFRDNAVRQGLRVPFYRVYNGLDVHVSSLKHADTSSAEVRRSLGVSEGRVVLGMVGNILRWKGQAVVLRALRTIVRNHPDVVCVFVGDVPRGEEEYKRELEEYVLAHGLQDHVVFAGYRKDVADVLQTVSVLVHASISPEPFGRVILEGMAAGKPVVGTDAGGAAEIIVNGQTGLLVPMDDAPALAEALDSLLRDPARAIEMGRRGRRRVIEDFSAARMVGETERVYDKVFASRRNVLL, translated from the coding sequence ATGAAGAGAATCTTGTATATCGAGGGCAACCGGGACGGGACTGTTGGCGGCTCGTACTACAGTCTCCTCTATCTCATCCAGGGTCTCGATAGATCAAAGTATGAGCCTCACGTGCTCTTCTTCGAGTCGAATCGTTTGATTCCTGAGTTCGCGAAGGTTGCTGTCAGCGTCAGGGTCGAGGACCTACGGGCGTCGAACAGCGATTGCTGCGGCTCGCTTGTCGACGTTTTGAGGTGGCCTTATGAGTTGCTCGTTGACGTGATCGCCCGGCAGCCGCGGATAGGCCGAATCATAAGAGAGGTTCGGCCCGATCTAGTTCACCTCAACAACGGCTACTCCGGCATGCACGATTGGATGCTCGCCTGTCGTCTCAATGGCCTGAGGATCATCGCGCACGACCGCGGGACGAGTTGCCCGTGCAGCCTGCGGACGAGGATGCTTGTGAGGTTGCTGGACGCGGTCATCTGCGTCAGCGAGAGCTTCCGAGACAACGCGGTGCGCCAGGGATTGAGGGTGCCATTCTATCGCGTCTACAATGGACTGGATGTGCATGTGTCGTCGTTAAAGCACGCCGATACCAGTTCCGCAGAGGTGCGGCGGAGCCTCGGTGTCTCTGAAGGACGGGTGGTCCTCGGGATGGTGGGGAACATACTCAGGTGGAAGGGCCAAGCAGTAGTGCTGCGGGCGCTTCGCACCATCGTGAGAAATCATCCTGATGTGGTCTGTGTGTTCGTTGGGGACGTACCGCGGGGCGAAGAGGAATACAAACGCGAACTCGAGGAATATGTTCTAGCCCATGGTCTTCAAGATCACGTTGTCTTTGCCGGCTACAGGAAGGACGTGGCCGATGTCCTCCAGACTGTAAGCGTGTTGGTTCACGCGTCTATCTCGCCAGAGCCTTTTGGGCGCGTGATTCTCGAGGGTATGGCGGCAGGCAAACCTGTTGTCGGGACGGATGCGGGCGGTGCCGCGGAAATCATAGTGAATGGGCAGACGGGTCTATTAGTGCCGATGGACGACGCGCCGGCGCTGGCCGAGGCATTGGACAGCTTGCTGCGCGACCCTGCTAGGGCTATTGAGATGGGGAGAAGGGGCAGGAGGCGAGTGATCGAGGATTTCAGTGCCGCGCGAATGGTCGGGGAAACGGAGCGGGTGTACGACAAGGTGTTTGCGTCCCGGCGCAACGTCCTTCTCTAG
- a CDS encoding acyltransferase: MKLGTNVQIEGDCFFDPSHCFLIEIEDHCALAPNVKLIAHDGSMYRFLGATRIGRIRLRRNCLIGDSTIILPGVTIGENSIVGSGSVVVKDVPPNVVAAGNPAKVICGLEEFLAKHRRNLESSRRFGEEEYGIRFITDEKRNEMLRYLADNPIAYMEGFTPDISMLNKRT; the protein is encoded by the coding sequence ATGAAGCTGGGCACAAATGTTCAGATTGAAGGCGACTGCTTCTTCGATCCTTCTCACTGCTTTCTCATCGAGATCGAAGATCATTGTGCGTTGGCGCCAAACGTCAAGCTCATAGCGCACGATGGCAGTATGTATCGGTTTCTTGGCGCGACAAGAATTGGACGGATCCGGCTGCGTCGAAATTGTCTAATTGGTGACTCCACGATCATATTGCCCGGCGTGACCATCGGCGAGAATTCTATAGTGGGGTCCGGTTCCGTTGTGGTGAAAGATGTGCCGCCCAATGTAGTGGCAGCGGGAAATCCTGCCAAGGTAATTTGCGGTCTTGAGGAATTCCTCGCCAAGCACCGGCGAAATCTGGAAAGCTCTAGAAGGTTCGGCGAAGAAGAATACGGCATTCGGTTCATTACAGACGAGAAGCGAAACGAGATGCTTAGATATCTGGCGGATAACCCCATCGCCTACATGGAGGGATTCACACCAGACATCTCCATGCTCAACAAGCGGACATGA